The following coding sequences lie in one Mustelus asterias chromosome 6, sMusAst1.hap1.1, whole genome shotgun sequence genomic window:
- the LOC144494929 gene encoding nicotinamide riboside kinase 1-like isoform X1 codes for MERFIVGIGGVTNGGKSTLACKLKKALPNSVLLCQDTFFKPVNEVEIGEDGFQQYDVITALDMEAMMNAVKAWMENMTVVHIGQEAPVLSENKGPNILIVEGFLLYNYKPLNDVFNQRYYLSIPYEECKRRRCLRVYDPPDPPGNFDGHVWPMYLKNRKEMEEKVADIIHLDGTNPPDELFAQVYEDILREIQKVQDSC; via the exons ATGGAAAGATTTATTGTCGGAATTGGAGG TGTCACAAATGGTGGAAAATCGACACTTGCATGCAAACTTAAGAAAGCTCTTCCAAACAGTGTTTTACTGTGTCAAGATACATTTTTCAAG CCTGTCAATGAGGTAGAGATCGGAGAAGATGGGTTTCAGCAGTATGATG TTATCACAGCTCTGGACATGGAAGCCATGATGAATGCAGTCAAAGCCTGGATGGAGAACATGACTGTTGTGCACATTGGGCAAGAAGCTCCAGTTTTATCAGAGAACAAAGGCCCCAACATCCTAATAGTAGAAGGTTTCCTTCTTTACAATTATAA GCCCTTAAATGATGTTTTTAATCAACGCTACTACCTCTCAATTCCATATGAAGAATGTAAGAGAAGAAGATG TTTAAGAGTCTATGACCCCCCTGATCCACCTGGAAACTTTGATGGACATGTGTGGCCAATGTACctcaaaaacagaaaagaaaTGGAAGAGAAAGTAGCTGACATAA TTCACTTGGATGGAACAAACCCTCCAGATGAGTTGTTTGCACAAGTGTATGAAGATATTTTAAGAGAAATTCAGAAAGTCCAAG ATAGTTGCTGA
- the LOC144494929 gene encoding nicotinamide riboside kinase 1-like isoform X5, giving the protein MERFIVGIGGVTNGGKSTLACKLKKALPNSVLLCQDTFFKPVNEVEIGEDGFQQYDVITALDMEAMMNAVKAWMENMTVVHIGQEAPVLSENKGPNILIVEGFLLYNYKPLNDVFNQRYYLSIPYEECKRRRCLRVYDPPDPPGNFDGHVWPMYLKNRKEMEEKVADINSC; this is encoded by the exons ATGGAAAGATTTATTGTCGGAATTGGAGG TGTCACAAATGGTGGAAAATCGACACTTGCATGCAAACTTAAGAAAGCTCTTCCAAACAGTGTTTTACTGTGTCAAGATACATTTTTCAAG CCTGTCAATGAGGTAGAGATCGGAGAAGATGGGTTTCAGCAGTATGATG TTATCACAGCTCTGGACATGGAAGCCATGATGAATGCAGTCAAAGCCTGGATGGAGAACATGACTGTTGTGCACATTGGGCAAGAAGCTCCAGTTTTATCAGAGAACAAAGGCCCCAACATCCTAATAGTAGAAGGTTTCCTTCTTTACAATTATAA GCCCTTAAATGATGTTTTTAATCAACGCTACTACCTCTCAATTCCATATGAAGAATGTAAGAGAAGAAGATG TTTAAGAGTCTATGACCCCCCTGATCCACCTGGAAACTTTGATGGACATGTGTGGCCAATGTACctcaaaaacagaaaagaaaTGGAAGAGAAAGTAGCTGACATAA ATAGTTGCTGA
- the LOC144494929 gene encoding nicotinamide riboside kinase 1-like isoform X3, with product MERFIVGIGGVTNGGKSTLACKLKKALPNSVLLCQDTFFKPVNEVEIGEDGFQQYDVITALDMEAMMNAVKAWMENMTVVHIGQEAPVLSENKGPNILIVEGFLLYNYNLRVYDPPDPPGNFDGHVWPMYLKNRKEMEEKVADIIHLDGTNPPDELFAQVYEDILREIQKVQDSC from the exons ATGGAAAGATTTATTGTCGGAATTGGAGG TGTCACAAATGGTGGAAAATCGACACTTGCATGCAAACTTAAGAAAGCTCTTCCAAACAGTGTTTTACTGTGTCAAGATACATTTTTCAAG CCTGTCAATGAGGTAGAGATCGGAGAAGATGGGTTTCAGCAGTATGATG TTATCACAGCTCTGGACATGGAAGCCATGATGAATGCAGTCAAAGCCTGGATGGAGAACATGACTGTTGTGCACATTGGGCAAGAAGCTCCAGTTTTATCAGAGAACAAAGGCCCCAACATCCTAATAGTAGAAGGTTTCCTTCTTTACAATTATAA TTTAAGAGTCTATGACCCCCCTGATCCACCTGGAAACTTTGATGGACATGTGTGGCCAATGTACctcaaaaacagaaaagaaaTGGAAGAGAAAGTAGCTGACATAA TTCACTTGGATGGAACAAACCCTCCAGATGAGTTGTTTGCACAAGTGTATGAAGATATTTTAAGAGAAATTCAGAAAGTCCAAG ATAGTTGCTGA
- the LOC144494929 gene encoding nicotinamide riboside kinase 1-like isoform X2: MERFIVGIGGVTNGGKSTLACKLKKALPNSVLLCQDTFFKPVNEVEIGEDGFQQYDALDMEAMMNAVKAWMENMTVVHIGQEAPVLSENKGPNILIVEGFLLYNYKPLNDVFNQRYYLSIPYEECKRRRCLRVYDPPDPPGNFDGHVWPMYLKNRKEMEEKVADIIHLDGTNPPDELFAQVYEDILREIQKVQDSC; encoded by the exons ATGGAAAGATTTATTGTCGGAATTGGAGG TGTCACAAATGGTGGAAAATCGACACTTGCATGCAAACTTAAGAAAGCTCTTCCAAACAGTGTTTTACTGTGTCAAGATACATTTTTCAAG CCTGTCAATGAGGTAGAGATCGGAGAAGATGGGTTTCAGCAGTATGATG CTCTGGACATGGAAGCCATGATGAATGCAGTCAAAGCCTGGATGGAGAACATGACTGTTGTGCACATTGGGCAAGAAGCTCCAGTTTTATCAGAGAACAAAGGCCCCAACATCCTAATAGTAGAAGGTTTCCTTCTTTACAATTATAA GCCCTTAAATGATGTTTTTAATCAACGCTACTACCTCTCAATTCCATATGAAGAATGTAAGAGAAGAAGATG TTTAAGAGTCTATGACCCCCCTGATCCACCTGGAAACTTTGATGGACATGTGTGGCCAATGTACctcaaaaacagaaaagaaaTGGAAGAGAAAGTAGCTGACATAA TTCACTTGGATGGAACAAACCCTCCAGATGAGTTGTTTGCACAAGTGTATGAAGATATTTTAAGAGAAATTCAGAAAGTCCAAG ATAGTTGCTGA
- the LOC144494929 gene encoding nicotinamide riboside kinase 1-like isoform X4, which yields MERFIVGIGGVTNGGKSTLACKLKKALPNSVLLCQDTFFKPVNEVEIGEDGFQQYDALDMEAMMNAVKAWMENMTVVHIGQEAPVLSENKGPNILIVEGFLLYNYNLRVYDPPDPPGNFDGHVWPMYLKNRKEMEEKVADIIHLDGTNPPDELFAQVYEDILREIQKVQDSC from the exons ATGGAAAGATTTATTGTCGGAATTGGAGG TGTCACAAATGGTGGAAAATCGACACTTGCATGCAAACTTAAGAAAGCTCTTCCAAACAGTGTTTTACTGTGTCAAGATACATTTTTCAAG CCTGTCAATGAGGTAGAGATCGGAGAAGATGGGTTTCAGCAGTATGATG CTCTGGACATGGAAGCCATGATGAATGCAGTCAAAGCCTGGATGGAGAACATGACTGTTGTGCACATTGGGCAAGAAGCTCCAGTTTTATCAGAGAACAAAGGCCCCAACATCCTAATAGTAGAAGGTTTCCTTCTTTACAATTATAA TTTAAGAGTCTATGACCCCCCTGATCCACCTGGAAACTTTGATGGACATGTGTGGCCAATGTACctcaaaaacagaaaagaaaTGGAAGAGAAAGTAGCTGACATAA TTCACTTGGATGGAACAAACCCTCCAGATGAGTTGTTTGCACAAGTGTATGAAGATATTTTAAGAGAAATTCAGAAAGTCCAAG ATAGTTGCTGA